In Candidatus Peribacteraceae bacterium, the genomic stretch AGAAATCAAGGTGGCGCATTCGGCGCAGGACTGGCGCCGCGCGAAGGAAGCCCTCGGGCGAGAGCATGGCTTGGGGGCTGGTAGCGAGGCTGGGGACCGGCTTTGCCAGTTGGTGATGGAGGAAGGAAAGCTTGCCGGGGTGTTGGTGTGGTGCGCGGCGGCGTGGCATTTGAAGGATAGGGACGAAGCGGTCGGGTGGGATGCGGTGACCCGTTCGGAGCGATTGAAGTTGGTGGTGCAACTGCGACGCTTCCTGGTTTTGGAAGAGTCGCGGCGGCCCAATCTGGCCTCGCAATGTCTTGGGGCAGGGATGCGCGAACTGGGCGCTCAATGGGAGAGCGAGCACGGCTACCGTCCGCTTTTGGCGGAGAGCTTCAGCGATCCGGAAAGCCATGCGGGCACCGTTTACAAAGCGACGAACTGGACGCAGGCCGGGACAACGAAGGGATTTTCGCAAGACCACAGCGATTATTACATCCCAAACGGGAGGCCCAAGAAGTTGTGGCTCAAAGCGCTGGTTCCCAAAGCCTATGAGTTGATGAGTGCGCGCGAGTTGCCCGAGGCCTGCAAAGGGGCGCTGGTCGGGCGCGGGGGAGCCCGCAGTGCGCTCAAGAACGCGGGGCTCAAAAGCCTGCGCGACGCGTTGCTGGAAGTGCCCGATCCGCGCCATCCCAAGAGCCGCCGCCACCCCCTGCCCGCGATGTTGGCCCTGATCTCCCTCGGGTTGCTGATGGGAGCCCGCGACGTGCTTGATATCTGGAGGAAAGTGGCCTGCCTTTCCCAGAGCCAGAGGGAGGCCATCGGACTGCGGGTGCGTGACAAGCAGAGCAGGCGACTGAAGATGCCAGGCTACGATGCGCTCAAC encodes the following:
- a CDS encoding Druantia anti-phage system protein DruA, whose protein sequence is MKKRSPKQSEPFEQKSGALEIKVAHSAQDWRRAKEALGREHGLGAGSEAGDRLCQLVMEEGKLAGVLVWCAAAWHLKDRDEAVGWDAVTRSERLKLVVQLRRFLVLEESRRPNLASQCLGAGMRELGAQWESEHGYRPLLAESFSDPESHAGTVYKATNWTQAGTTKGFSQDHSDYYIPNGRPKKLWLKALVPKAYELMSARELPEACKGALVGRGGARSALKNAGLKSLRDALLEVPDPRHPKSRRHPLPAMLALISLGLLMGARDVLDIWRKVACLSQSQREAIGLRVRDKQSRRLKMPGYDALNDLLAAVEPSAYARALTVWLQANAGVLPRSLALDGKSVGDGRCGMIITLCRHEDGRPVAMIPASGKKEDCEVSEARSLLADQQVELVNALVTADPLHNKEATVRVILEKGGDYLIGTKENTSKRLEGATRALDGSPFFT